Proteins from a single region of Megachile rotundata isolate GNS110a chromosome 7, iyMegRotu1, whole genome shotgun sequence:
- the LOC105662054 gene encoding uncharacterized protein LOC105662054: MTLKYFELCRFTHFMEKDSLYIKCFTAFFYPGLSIVILYHISPVILDVIVPLNESRPIKFSTDLEFWIEEEQYPILNISLFCLVVIVDVAVLVGTESFSIMICLHTAGLFDVASYYFEKAVLLESVSSYRPRKIKDKESINHIATGVLFHLRCLQDVHDTAERCKAVYSFITILGVITASISLFCLSVMVLQLSDIRETIFFVLVLIATFGYMFWLSLAVQYVIDSADSMPLKTYNTNWYETSIATQKLLQMIILKSNKSVSLNFFSILTPSIGCFAMVYKY, from the exons ATGACGTTGAAGTACTTCGAATTATGCAGATTTACGCATTTTATGGAAAAAGACTC cttatatataaaatgttttacaGCATTTTTTTATccaggattgagtatagtaatactataCCATATTTCACCTGTCATTTTGGATGTAATTGTGCCCTTAAATGAATCTCGCCCAATAAAGTTTTCAACTGATCTTGAGTTCTGGATTGAAGAAGAGCAATATCCCATTCTCAACATTAGCCTATTTTGTCTAGTGGTGATCGTGGATGTAGCCGTACTGGTTGGGACAGAATCATTCTCGATTATGATCTGCTTGCATACAGCTGGTTTATTTGATGTTGCAAG TTATTATTTCGAAAAAGCTGTGCTTTTAGAGTCCGTATCATCATATCGTCCACGAAAGATTAAGGATAAAgaatctatcaatcatatagcTACTGGTGTACTTTTTCATCTTAGGTGTCTTCA GGATGTACACGACACAGCCGAAAGGTGCAAAGCGGTATACAGTTTCATCACCATACTGGGTGTTATTACTGCAAGCATCAGTTTGTTTTGC CTTTCTGTGATGGTACTTCAGTTATCAGATATAAGGGAGACTATATTCTTTGTCTTGGTATTGATTGCTACATTTGGATACATGTTTTGGTTGAGTCTGGCAGTCCAATACGTAATTGACAGCGCTGACAGTATGCCTCTAAAGAC GTACAATACGAACTGGTATGAAACGTCTATAGCCACGCAAAAATTATTGCAGATGATTATACTAAAAAGCAACAAAAGTGTCTCGCTCAACTTTTTCTCCATCTTGACTCCGTCAATCGGATGCTTCGCTATGGTATATAAATACTAA